One Mastacembelus armatus chromosome 10, fMasArm1.2, whole genome shotgun sequence DNA window includes the following coding sequences:
- the LOC113144095 gene encoding catenin delta-1 isoform X1 encodes MNVCNAPPLSPPWGCVVCMEQCESAAALLESVREQEVQFEQLTRALEEERRRVGLPAASPSALGRPFPHTQNGCLGDADIERLKLTDSYINGTQYRMVDPAHGALDESYTPEDDSPEVHSVFSDEGTTRRLDNGMKKPISRTVLPSDSMSIDGGLLVSGMGGYSATLDRPYRHAGAGDYPTATVPRNYHYGPVGGYDEYPRGPPSEAYTSLSRGSHMDERYRPVDGYRTLDSGYRAPSRQQLDPYAAQPQVSRAMRAMGSAMEMRYGHGHYGLEDDQRSVGYDDYGMGPPPMHPGGYGTMPRLGPGPGGVDRRRLRSCEDTLDGDIAGVEPYAWSVPMTMERGSMASLDSTLRKAPPASWRQPELPEVIAMLNYRLDPVKTNAAAFLQHLTFKNDKVKSEVRRLKGIPALVSLLDHPSKDVHHSACGALKNISYGRDPDNKIAIKNCDGVTTLVRLLRKTHDQDLTDTITGTLWNLSSHDSVKMEIVDHALHALADEVIVPHSGWERGSNGGEESCKPRHLEWETALTNTAGCLRNVSSERSEARRKLRECSGLVDSLMYIVQSQINRKDVDNKLVENCVCLLRNLSYQVHREVPGCERFAETTQLNQGPATANKGGCFGSRKGKDEWFSKGKKDGDDGSGDQVDIPKRTTPAKGYELLFQPEVVRVYTSLLRESKNPSVLEAAAGAIQNLCAGRWTYGRYIRATVRLEKGLPMMAELLAHGNDRVVRAMSGALRNLAIDNRNCELLGLHAVPHLVANLPGGQSQSGRALSEETVVSVLSTLAEVLGNSLEAAKTLRTSQGIERLVLISKDGKRSDREVRGAGQVLQLIWAHKELRRPLEKDGWKKTDFMVHLNPSNTTNGPHTRANGTYEDSTTPLLDRGEKRDMIPLNDLGPEAYSTLDQRERRHTLDETTDTLPRGVYGGRKGSLPLLDSYDG; translated from the exons AACGGGTGTTTAGGGGATGCAGACATAGAACGGCTAAAACTGACTGACTCATACATAAACGGCACACAg TACAGGATGGTGGACCCTGCACATGGCGCCCTAGATGAGAGCTACACCCCAGAGGATGACTCCCCGGAAGTACACTCTGTCTTTTCTGATGAGGGAACCACGCGACGGCTGGACAATGGG ATGAAGAAACCAATCTCCCGCACAGTTCTTCCCTCTGACTCAATGTCTATTGACGGGGGTTTGTTAGTGTCTGGTATGGGCGGCTACAGTGCCACTCTGGACCGTCCTTACAGACATGCAGGAGCAGGTGACTACCCCACGGCCACAGTACCCAGAAACTACCACTACGGCCCTGTAGGGGGTTACGACGAGTACCCCCGAGGCCCACCATCAGAGGCCTACACTAGTCTGAGCAGGGGCTCACACATGGATGAGCGCTACAG GCCAGTTGATGGCTACAGGACGCTGGACTCTGGTTACCGAGCACCAAGCCGCCAGCAGCTTGATCCTTATGCAGCACAGCCTCAGGTGAGCCGGGCAATGAGGGCCATGGGCTCAGCAATGGAGATGCGGTATGGCCATGGCCACTATGGTCTGGAGGATGACCAGCGCAGTGTGGGATATGATGACTACGGCATGGGGCCTCCACCAATGCACCCAGGGGGCTATGGTACCATGCCACGTCTGGGACCTGGCCCGGGGGGTGTGGACAGACGAAGACTCAG GAGCTGTGAGGATACTTTGGACGGAGACATTGCAGGAGTTGAGCCGTATGCCTGGAGCGTTCCAATGACAATGGAGAGGGGGAGCATGGCCTCACTGGACAGCACACTGAGAAAGGCTCCTCCAGCCTCATGGAGACAGCCGGAACTGCCGGAGGTCATCGCCATGTTGAACTACCGTCTGGACCCTGTAAAGACCAATGCTGCCGCCTTCCTCCAGCATCTCACATTCAAAAATGATAAG GTTAAGTCAGAGGTCCGTCGCCTGAAGGGTATTCCAGCCTTGGTGTCACTGCTGGACCACCCCAGCAAGGACGTGCACCACTCGGCCTGTGGAGCACTGAAGAACATTTCATATGGACGAGACCCAGACAACAAGATCGCCATCAAAAACTGTGATGGTGTAACTACTCTGGTCAGGTTACTGAGGAAAACACACGACCAGGACCTAACTGACACTATCACAG GAACCTTGTGGAACCTCTCATCCCACGATTCTGTGAAGATGGAGATTGTGGACCACGCCCTGCACGCCCTGGCTGATGAGGTAATTGTTCCACACTCGGGCTGGGAGCGAGGGAGCaatggaggagaggaaagcTGTAAGCCACGCCATCTGGAGTGGGAGACCGCGCTGACCAACACGGCTGGCTGCCTTAG GAATGTGAGCTCAGAACGCAGCGAAGCCAGGCGAAAGCTGAGAGAATGCTCAGGATTGGTGGATTCACTCATGTACATTGTCCAATCACAGATCAACCGCAAAGATGTTGATAATAAG TTGGTGGAGAACTGTGTCTGCCTCTTGAGGAATTTGTCCTATCAGGTTCACCGCGAAGTCCCTGGCTGCGAACGCTTTGCAGAGACCACACAGCTCAACCAGGGGCCGGCCACCGCTAACAAAGGAGGTTGCTTTGGCTCTCGAAAGGGCAAAG ATGAATGGTTTTCCAAAG GAAAGAAGGATGGAGATGATGGAAGTGGAGATCAGGTTGATATTCCGAAGAGGACAACACCTGCCAAAG GTTATGAGCTGTTGTTCCAACCAGAGGTGGTTCGTGTTTACACATCACTGCTCAGAGAGAGCAAGAACCCCTCAGTGCTAGAGGCCGCTGCTGGTGCCATCCAGAACCTGTGTGCCGGCCGATGGACT TATGGCCGGTATATTCGTGCCACTGTACGTCTAGAGAAGGGCCTTCCAATGATGGCAGAACTACTTGCTCATGGCAACGATCGTGTGGTCCGAGCAATGTCAGGAGCCTTGAGGAATCTCGCCATCGACAACCGCAACTGCGAATTGCTCG gtttGCATGCTGTACCTCACCTTGTGGCCAACCTGCCTGGAGGCCAGAGTCAGTCTGGACGTGCTTTATCTGAGGAGACTGTGGTGTCTGTACTGAGCACACTGGCCGAGGTGCTAGGCAACAGTCTGGAGGCAGCAAAGACCCTCCGAACCTCTCAGGGCATTGAGAGGCTGGTGCTTATCAGCAAAGATGG CAAACGCTCAGATCGTGAGGTGCGTGGGGCAGGCCAGGTGCTGCAACTCATCTGGGCCCATAAAGAGCTGCGCCGGCCGCTAGAGAAAGATGGCTGGAAGAAGACGGACTTCATGGTCCACCTTAACCCCAGCAACACCACCAATGGCCCACACACCCGGGCTAATGGCACCTATGAAGACAGCACCACACCACTATTGGACAGAG GTGAAAAGAGGGACATGATTCCACTAAATGACCTTGGCCCTG AGGCCTACTCTACACTGgaccagagagagaggagacacaCTTTGGACGAGACCACAGACACTTTACCG CGAGGGGTGTATGGGGGCAGAAAGGGCTCTCTGCCTCTGTTGGACTCGTACGATGGTTag
- the LOC113144095 gene encoding catenin delta-1 isoform X2 produces the protein MEQCESAAALLESVREQEVQFEQLTRALEEERRRVGLPAASPSALGRPFPHTQNGCLGDADIERLKLTDSYINGTQYRMVDPAHGALDESYTPEDDSPEVHSVFSDEGTTRRLDNGMKKPISRTVLPSDSMSIDGGLLVSGMGGYSATLDRPYRHAGAGDYPTATVPRNYHYGPVGGYDEYPRGPPSEAYTSLSRGSHMDERYRPVDGYRTLDSGYRAPSRQQLDPYAAQPQVSRAMRAMGSAMEMRYGHGHYGLEDDQRSVGYDDYGMGPPPMHPGGYGTMPRLGPGPGGVDRRRLRSCEDTLDGDIAGVEPYAWSVPMTMERGSMASLDSTLRKAPPASWRQPELPEVIAMLNYRLDPVKTNAAAFLQHLTFKNDKVKSEVRRLKGIPALVSLLDHPSKDVHHSACGALKNISYGRDPDNKIAIKNCDGVTTLVRLLRKTHDQDLTDTITGTLWNLSSHDSVKMEIVDHALHALADEVIVPHSGWERGSNGGEESCKPRHLEWETALTNTAGCLRNVSSERSEARRKLRECSGLVDSLMYIVQSQINRKDVDNKLVENCVCLLRNLSYQVHREVPGCERFAETTQLNQGPATANKGGCFGSRKGKDEWFSKGKKDGDDGSGDQVDIPKRTTPAKGYELLFQPEVVRVYTSLLRESKNPSVLEAAAGAIQNLCAGRWTYGRYIRATVRLEKGLPMMAELLAHGNDRVVRAMSGALRNLAIDNRNCELLGLHAVPHLVANLPGGQSQSGRALSEETVVSVLSTLAEVLGNSLEAAKTLRTSQGIERLVLISKDGKRSDREVRGAGQVLQLIWAHKELRRPLEKDGWKKTDFMVHLNPSNTTNGPHTRANGTYEDSTTPLLDRGEKRDMIPLNDLGPEAYSTLDQRERRHTLDETTDTLPRGVYGGRKGSLPLLDSYDG, from the exons AACGGGTGTTTAGGGGATGCAGACATAGAACGGCTAAAACTGACTGACTCATACATAAACGGCACACAg TACAGGATGGTGGACCCTGCACATGGCGCCCTAGATGAGAGCTACACCCCAGAGGATGACTCCCCGGAAGTACACTCTGTCTTTTCTGATGAGGGAACCACGCGACGGCTGGACAATGGG ATGAAGAAACCAATCTCCCGCACAGTTCTTCCCTCTGACTCAATGTCTATTGACGGGGGTTTGTTAGTGTCTGGTATGGGCGGCTACAGTGCCACTCTGGACCGTCCTTACAGACATGCAGGAGCAGGTGACTACCCCACGGCCACAGTACCCAGAAACTACCACTACGGCCCTGTAGGGGGTTACGACGAGTACCCCCGAGGCCCACCATCAGAGGCCTACACTAGTCTGAGCAGGGGCTCACACATGGATGAGCGCTACAG GCCAGTTGATGGCTACAGGACGCTGGACTCTGGTTACCGAGCACCAAGCCGCCAGCAGCTTGATCCTTATGCAGCACAGCCTCAGGTGAGCCGGGCAATGAGGGCCATGGGCTCAGCAATGGAGATGCGGTATGGCCATGGCCACTATGGTCTGGAGGATGACCAGCGCAGTGTGGGATATGATGACTACGGCATGGGGCCTCCACCAATGCACCCAGGGGGCTATGGTACCATGCCACGTCTGGGACCTGGCCCGGGGGGTGTGGACAGACGAAGACTCAG GAGCTGTGAGGATACTTTGGACGGAGACATTGCAGGAGTTGAGCCGTATGCCTGGAGCGTTCCAATGACAATGGAGAGGGGGAGCATGGCCTCACTGGACAGCACACTGAGAAAGGCTCCTCCAGCCTCATGGAGACAGCCGGAACTGCCGGAGGTCATCGCCATGTTGAACTACCGTCTGGACCCTGTAAAGACCAATGCTGCCGCCTTCCTCCAGCATCTCACATTCAAAAATGATAAG GTTAAGTCAGAGGTCCGTCGCCTGAAGGGTATTCCAGCCTTGGTGTCACTGCTGGACCACCCCAGCAAGGACGTGCACCACTCGGCCTGTGGAGCACTGAAGAACATTTCATATGGACGAGACCCAGACAACAAGATCGCCATCAAAAACTGTGATGGTGTAACTACTCTGGTCAGGTTACTGAGGAAAACACACGACCAGGACCTAACTGACACTATCACAG GAACCTTGTGGAACCTCTCATCCCACGATTCTGTGAAGATGGAGATTGTGGACCACGCCCTGCACGCCCTGGCTGATGAGGTAATTGTTCCACACTCGGGCTGGGAGCGAGGGAGCaatggaggagaggaaagcTGTAAGCCACGCCATCTGGAGTGGGAGACCGCGCTGACCAACACGGCTGGCTGCCTTAG GAATGTGAGCTCAGAACGCAGCGAAGCCAGGCGAAAGCTGAGAGAATGCTCAGGATTGGTGGATTCACTCATGTACATTGTCCAATCACAGATCAACCGCAAAGATGTTGATAATAAG TTGGTGGAGAACTGTGTCTGCCTCTTGAGGAATTTGTCCTATCAGGTTCACCGCGAAGTCCCTGGCTGCGAACGCTTTGCAGAGACCACACAGCTCAACCAGGGGCCGGCCACCGCTAACAAAGGAGGTTGCTTTGGCTCTCGAAAGGGCAAAG ATGAATGGTTTTCCAAAG GAAAGAAGGATGGAGATGATGGAAGTGGAGATCAGGTTGATATTCCGAAGAGGACAACACCTGCCAAAG GTTATGAGCTGTTGTTCCAACCAGAGGTGGTTCGTGTTTACACATCACTGCTCAGAGAGAGCAAGAACCCCTCAGTGCTAGAGGCCGCTGCTGGTGCCATCCAGAACCTGTGTGCCGGCCGATGGACT TATGGCCGGTATATTCGTGCCACTGTACGTCTAGAGAAGGGCCTTCCAATGATGGCAGAACTACTTGCTCATGGCAACGATCGTGTGGTCCGAGCAATGTCAGGAGCCTTGAGGAATCTCGCCATCGACAACCGCAACTGCGAATTGCTCG gtttGCATGCTGTACCTCACCTTGTGGCCAACCTGCCTGGAGGCCAGAGTCAGTCTGGACGTGCTTTATCTGAGGAGACTGTGGTGTCTGTACTGAGCACACTGGCCGAGGTGCTAGGCAACAGTCTGGAGGCAGCAAAGACCCTCCGAACCTCTCAGGGCATTGAGAGGCTGGTGCTTATCAGCAAAGATGG CAAACGCTCAGATCGTGAGGTGCGTGGGGCAGGCCAGGTGCTGCAACTCATCTGGGCCCATAAAGAGCTGCGCCGGCCGCTAGAGAAAGATGGCTGGAAGAAGACGGACTTCATGGTCCACCTTAACCCCAGCAACACCACCAATGGCCCACACACCCGGGCTAATGGCACCTATGAAGACAGCACCACACCACTATTGGACAGAG GTGAAAAGAGGGACATGATTCCACTAAATGACCTTGGCCCTG AGGCCTACTCTACACTGgaccagagagagaggagacacaCTTTGGACGAGACCACAGACACTTTACCG CGAGGGGTGTATGGGGGCAGAAAGGGCTCTCTGCCTCTGTTGGACTCGTACGATGGTTag
- the LOC113144095 gene encoding catenin delta-1 isoform X4 has protein sequence MEQCESAAALLESVREQEVQFEQLTRALEEERRRVGLPAASPSALGRPFPHTQNGCLGDADIERLKLTDSYINGTQYRMVDPAHGALDESYTPEDDSPEVHSVFSDEGTTRRLDNGMKKPISRTVLPSDSMSIDGGLLVSGMGGYSATLDRPYRHAGAGDYPTATVPRNYHYGPVGGYDEYPRGPPSEAYTSLSRGSHMDERYRPVDGYRTLDSGYRAPSRQQLDPYAAQPQVSRAMRAMGSAMEMRYGHGHYGLEDDQRSVGYDDYGMGPPPMHPGGYGTMPRLGPGPGGVDRRRLRSCEDTLDGDIAGVEPYAWSVPMTMERGSMASLDSTLRKAPPASWRQPELPEVIAMLNYRLDPVKTNAAAFLQHLTFKNDKVKSEVRRLKGIPALVSLLDHPSKDVHHSACGALKNISYGRDPDNKIAIKNCDGVTTLVRLLRKTHDQDLTDTITGTLWNLSSHDSVKMEIVDHALHALADEVIVPHSGWERGSNGGEESCKPRHLEWETALTNTAGCLRNVSSERSEARRKLRECSGLVDSLMYIVQSQINRKDVDNKLVENCVCLLRNLSYQVHREVPGCERFAETTQLNQGPATANKGGCFGSRKGKDEWFSKGKKDGDDGSGDQVDIPKRTTPAKGYELLFQPEVVRVYTSLLRESKNPSVLEAAAGAIQNLCAGRWTYGRYIRATVRLEKGLPMMAELLAHGNDRVVRAMSGALRNLAIDNRNCELLGLHAVPHLVANLPGGQSQSGRALSEETVVSVLSTLAEVLGNSLEAAKTLRTSQGIERLVLISKDGKRSDREVRGAGQVLQLIWAHKELRRPLEKDGWKKTDFMVHLNPSNTTNGPHTRANGTYEDSTTPLLDRGEKRDMIPLNDLGPEAYSTLDQRERRHTLDETTDTLPKN, from the exons AACGGGTGTTTAGGGGATGCAGACATAGAACGGCTAAAACTGACTGACTCATACATAAACGGCACACAg TACAGGATGGTGGACCCTGCACATGGCGCCCTAGATGAGAGCTACACCCCAGAGGATGACTCCCCGGAAGTACACTCTGTCTTTTCTGATGAGGGAACCACGCGACGGCTGGACAATGGG ATGAAGAAACCAATCTCCCGCACAGTTCTTCCCTCTGACTCAATGTCTATTGACGGGGGTTTGTTAGTGTCTGGTATGGGCGGCTACAGTGCCACTCTGGACCGTCCTTACAGACATGCAGGAGCAGGTGACTACCCCACGGCCACAGTACCCAGAAACTACCACTACGGCCCTGTAGGGGGTTACGACGAGTACCCCCGAGGCCCACCATCAGAGGCCTACACTAGTCTGAGCAGGGGCTCACACATGGATGAGCGCTACAG GCCAGTTGATGGCTACAGGACGCTGGACTCTGGTTACCGAGCACCAAGCCGCCAGCAGCTTGATCCTTATGCAGCACAGCCTCAGGTGAGCCGGGCAATGAGGGCCATGGGCTCAGCAATGGAGATGCGGTATGGCCATGGCCACTATGGTCTGGAGGATGACCAGCGCAGTGTGGGATATGATGACTACGGCATGGGGCCTCCACCAATGCACCCAGGGGGCTATGGTACCATGCCACGTCTGGGACCTGGCCCGGGGGGTGTGGACAGACGAAGACTCAG GAGCTGTGAGGATACTTTGGACGGAGACATTGCAGGAGTTGAGCCGTATGCCTGGAGCGTTCCAATGACAATGGAGAGGGGGAGCATGGCCTCACTGGACAGCACACTGAGAAAGGCTCCTCCAGCCTCATGGAGACAGCCGGAACTGCCGGAGGTCATCGCCATGTTGAACTACCGTCTGGACCCTGTAAAGACCAATGCTGCCGCCTTCCTCCAGCATCTCACATTCAAAAATGATAAG GTTAAGTCAGAGGTCCGTCGCCTGAAGGGTATTCCAGCCTTGGTGTCACTGCTGGACCACCCCAGCAAGGACGTGCACCACTCGGCCTGTGGAGCACTGAAGAACATTTCATATGGACGAGACCCAGACAACAAGATCGCCATCAAAAACTGTGATGGTGTAACTACTCTGGTCAGGTTACTGAGGAAAACACACGACCAGGACCTAACTGACACTATCACAG GAACCTTGTGGAACCTCTCATCCCACGATTCTGTGAAGATGGAGATTGTGGACCACGCCCTGCACGCCCTGGCTGATGAGGTAATTGTTCCACACTCGGGCTGGGAGCGAGGGAGCaatggaggagaggaaagcTGTAAGCCACGCCATCTGGAGTGGGAGACCGCGCTGACCAACACGGCTGGCTGCCTTAG GAATGTGAGCTCAGAACGCAGCGAAGCCAGGCGAAAGCTGAGAGAATGCTCAGGATTGGTGGATTCACTCATGTACATTGTCCAATCACAGATCAACCGCAAAGATGTTGATAATAAG TTGGTGGAGAACTGTGTCTGCCTCTTGAGGAATTTGTCCTATCAGGTTCACCGCGAAGTCCCTGGCTGCGAACGCTTTGCAGAGACCACACAGCTCAACCAGGGGCCGGCCACCGCTAACAAAGGAGGTTGCTTTGGCTCTCGAAAGGGCAAAG ATGAATGGTTTTCCAAAG GAAAGAAGGATGGAGATGATGGAAGTGGAGATCAGGTTGATATTCCGAAGAGGACAACACCTGCCAAAG GTTATGAGCTGTTGTTCCAACCAGAGGTGGTTCGTGTTTACACATCACTGCTCAGAGAGAGCAAGAACCCCTCAGTGCTAGAGGCCGCTGCTGGTGCCATCCAGAACCTGTGTGCCGGCCGATGGACT TATGGCCGGTATATTCGTGCCACTGTACGTCTAGAGAAGGGCCTTCCAATGATGGCAGAACTACTTGCTCATGGCAACGATCGTGTGGTCCGAGCAATGTCAGGAGCCTTGAGGAATCTCGCCATCGACAACCGCAACTGCGAATTGCTCG gtttGCATGCTGTACCTCACCTTGTGGCCAACCTGCCTGGAGGCCAGAGTCAGTCTGGACGTGCTTTATCTGAGGAGACTGTGGTGTCTGTACTGAGCACACTGGCCGAGGTGCTAGGCAACAGTCTGGAGGCAGCAAAGACCCTCCGAACCTCTCAGGGCATTGAGAGGCTGGTGCTTATCAGCAAAGATGG CAAACGCTCAGATCGTGAGGTGCGTGGGGCAGGCCAGGTGCTGCAACTCATCTGGGCCCATAAAGAGCTGCGCCGGCCGCTAGAGAAAGATGGCTGGAAGAAGACGGACTTCATGGTCCACCTTAACCCCAGCAACACCACCAATGGCCCACACACCCGGGCTAATGGCACCTATGAAGACAGCACCACACCACTATTGGACAGAG GTGAAAAGAGGGACATGATTCCACTAAATGACCTTGGCCCTG AGGCCTACTCTACACTGgaccagagagagaggagacacaCTTTGGACGAGACCACAGACACTTTACCG
- the LOC113144095 gene encoding catenin delta-1 isoform X3, whose product MEQCESAAALLESVREQEVQFEQLTRALEEERRRVGLPAASPSALGRPFPHTQNGCLGDADIERLKLTDSYINGTQYRMVDPAHGALDESYTPEDDSPEVHSVFSDEGTTRRLDNGMKKPISRTVLPSDSMSIDGGLLVSGMGGYSATLDRPYRHAGAGDYPTATVPRNYHYGPVGGYDEYPRGPPSEAYTSLSRGSHMDERYRPVDGYRTLDSGYRAPSRQQLDPYAAQPQVSRAMRAMGSAMEMRYGHGHYGLEDDQRSVGYDDYGMGPPPMHPGGYGTMPRLGPGPGGVDRRRLRSCEDTLDGDIAGVEPYAWSVPMTMERGSMASLDSTLRKAPPASWRQPELPEVIAMLNYRLDPVKTNAAAFLQHLTFKNDKVKSEVRRLKGIPALVSLLDHPSKDVHHSACGALKNISYGRDPDNKIAIKNCDGVTTLVRLLRKTHDQDLTDTITGTLWNLSSHDSVKMEIVDHALHALADEVIVPHSGWERGSNGGEESCKPRHLEWETALTNTAGCLRNVSSERSEARRKLRECSGLVDSLMYIVQSQINRKDVDNKLVENCVCLLRNLSYQVHREVPGCERFAETTQLNQGPATANKGGCFGSRKGKGKKDGDDGSGDQVDIPKRTTPAKGYELLFQPEVVRVYTSLLRESKNPSVLEAAAGAIQNLCAGRWTYGRYIRATVRLEKGLPMMAELLAHGNDRVVRAMSGALRNLAIDNRNCELLGLHAVPHLVANLPGGQSQSGRALSEETVVSVLSTLAEVLGNSLEAAKTLRTSQGIERLVLISKDGKRSDREVRGAGQVLQLIWAHKELRRPLEKDGWKKTDFMVHLNPSNTTNGPHTRANGTYEDSTTPLLDRGEKRDMIPLNDLGPEAYSTLDQRERRHTLDETTDTLPRGVYGGRKGSLPLLDSYDG is encoded by the exons AACGGGTGTTTAGGGGATGCAGACATAGAACGGCTAAAACTGACTGACTCATACATAAACGGCACACAg TACAGGATGGTGGACCCTGCACATGGCGCCCTAGATGAGAGCTACACCCCAGAGGATGACTCCCCGGAAGTACACTCTGTCTTTTCTGATGAGGGAACCACGCGACGGCTGGACAATGGG ATGAAGAAACCAATCTCCCGCACAGTTCTTCCCTCTGACTCAATGTCTATTGACGGGGGTTTGTTAGTGTCTGGTATGGGCGGCTACAGTGCCACTCTGGACCGTCCTTACAGACATGCAGGAGCAGGTGACTACCCCACGGCCACAGTACCCAGAAACTACCACTACGGCCCTGTAGGGGGTTACGACGAGTACCCCCGAGGCCCACCATCAGAGGCCTACACTAGTCTGAGCAGGGGCTCACACATGGATGAGCGCTACAG GCCAGTTGATGGCTACAGGACGCTGGACTCTGGTTACCGAGCACCAAGCCGCCAGCAGCTTGATCCTTATGCAGCACAGCCTCAGGTGAGCCGGGCAATGAGGGCCATGGGCTCAGCAATGGAGATGCGGTATGGCCATGGCCACTATGGTCTGGAGGATGACCAGCGCAGTGTGGGATATGATGACTACGGCATGGGGCCTCCACCAATGCACCCAGGGGGCTATGGTACCATGCCACGTCTGGGACCTGGCCCGGGGGGTGTGGACAGACGAAGACTCAG GAGCTGTGAGGATACTTTGGACGGAGACATTGCAGGAGTTGAGCCGTATGCCTGGAGCGTTCCAATGACAATGGAGAGGGGGAGCATGGCCTCACTGGACAGCACACTGAGAAAGGCTCCTCCAGCCTCATGGAGACAGCCGGAACTGCCGGAGGTCATCGCCATGTTGAACTACCGTCTGGACCCTGTAAAGACCAATGCTGCCGCCTTCCTCCAGCATCTCACATTCAAAAATGATAAG GTTAAGTCAGAGGTCCGTCGCCTGAAGGGTATTCCAGCCTTGGTGTCACTGCTGGACCACCCCAGCAAGGACGTGCACCACTCGGCCTGTGGAGCACTGAAGAACATTTCATATGGACGAGACCCAGACAACAAGATCGCCATCAAAAACTGTGATGGTGTAACTACTCTGGTCAGGTTACTGAGGAAAACACACGACCAGGACCTAACTGACACTATCACAG GAACCTTGTGGAACCTCTCATCCCACGATTCTGTGAAGATGGAGATTGTGGACCACGCCCTGCACGCCCTGGCTGATGAGGTAATTGTTCCACACTCGGGCTGGGAGCGAGGGAGCaatggaggagaggaaagcTGTAAGCCACGCCATCTGGAGTGGGAGACCGCGCTGACCAACACGGCTGGCTGCCTTAG GAATGTGAGCTCAGAACGCAGCGAAGCCAGGCGAAAGCTGAGAGAATGCTCAGGATTGGTGGATTCACTCATGTACATTGTCCAATCACAGATCAACCGCAAAGATGTTGATAATAAG TTGGTGGAGAACTGTGTCTGCCTCTTGAGGAATTTGTCCTATCAGGTTCACCGCGAAGTCCCTGGCTGCGAACGCTTTGCAGAGACCACACAGCTCAACCAGGGGCCGGCCACCGCTAACAAAGGAGGTTGCTTTGGCTCTCGAAAGGGCAAAG GAAAGAAGGATGGAGATGATGGAAGTGGAGATCAGGTTGATATTCCGAAGAGGACAACACCTGCCAAAG GTTATGAGCTGTTGTTCCAACCAGAGGTGGTTCGTGTTTACACATCACTGCTCAGAGAGAGCAAGAACCCCTCAGTGCTAGAGGCCGCTGCTGGTGCCATCCAGAACCTGTGTGCCGGCCGATGGACT TATGGCCGGTATATTCGTGCCACTGTACGTCTAGAGAAGGGCCTTCCAATGATGGCAGAACTACTTGCTCATGGCAACGATCGTGTGGTCCGAGCAATGTCAGGAGCCTTGAGGAATCTCGCCATCGACAACCGCAACTGCGAATTGCTCG gtttGCATGCTGTACCTCACCTTGTGGCCAACCTGCCTGGAGGCCAGAGTCAGTCTGGACGTGCTTTATCTGAGGAGACTGTGGTGTCTGTACTGAGCACACTGGCCGAGGTGCTAGGCAACAGTCTGGAGGCAGCAAAGACCCTCCGAACCTCTCAGGGCATTGAGAGGCTGGTGCTTATCAGCAAAGATGG CAAACGCTCAGATCGTGAGGTGCGTGGGGCAGGCCAGGTGCTGCAACTCATCTGGGCCCATAAAGAGCTGCGCCGGCCGCTAGAGAAAGATGGCTGGAAGAAGACGGACTTCATGGTCCACCTTAACCCCAGCAACACCACCAATGGCCCACACACCCGGGCTAATGGCACCTATGAAGACAGCACCACACCACTATTGGACAGAG GTGAAAAGAGGGACATGATTCCACTAAATGACCTTGGCCCTG AGGCCTACTCTACACTGgaccagagagagaggagacacaCTTTGGACGAGACCACAGACACTTTACCG CGAGGGGTGTATGGGGGCAGAAAGGGCTCTCTGCCTCTGTTGGACTCGTACGATGGTTag